The following coding sequences lie in one Salmo salar chromosome ssa13, Ssal_v3.1, whole genome shotgun sequence genomic window:
- the LOC106566404 gene encoding pepsin A isoform X2 → MEKGIWEETRQKFPYNPMAKFNQTGADEAMTNDADLSYYGVISIGTPPQSFKVIFDTGSSNLWVPSVYCSSQACQNHDKFNPGLSSTFKWGSKTVSIQYGTGSMTGQLAYDTVLVGGISVTQQSFGASETEAPFMSYMVADGILGLAFPNLAASGVTPVFDSMMTQGLMSQSLFSVYLSRNSAEGSVVSFGVIEPSYYTGQITWIPLSFVTYWQITMDSVTINSKTVACNGGCQAIIDTGTSLIVGPTDDIKNMNYWAGATINQYGYTTVNCNNIPNMPEVTFTLNGNNFTIPASAYTIQDPYGCRTGFSNGGYKQLWILGDVFIRQYYAIFDRDNNRVGLANAV, encoded by the exons TTGTCCTACTATGGCGTGATTTCCATTGGAACCCCTCCCCAGTCATTCAAGGTCATCTTTGACACTGGCTCCTCCAACCTGTGGGTTCCCTCTGTCTACTGCTCCAGTCAGGCCTGCC AGAACCATGACAAATTCAATCCTGGATTGTCAAGCACCTTCAAGTGGGGCAGCAAGACTGTTTCCATTCAGTATGGAACTGGCAGCATGACTGGACAGCTGGCATACGACACTGTTTTG GTGGGAGGAATCTCTGTCACCCAGCAGAGCTTTGGTGCCAGTGAGACCGAGGCTCCCTTCATGTCCTACATGGTTGCCGACGGTATCCTGGGCCTGGCTTTCCCCAACCTGGCGGCCTCTGGAGTCACACCAGTCTTTGACAGCATGATGACCCAGGGTCTCATGTCCCAGTCCCTCTTCTCTGTCTACCTGAGCAG AAACTCAGCAGAGGGTAGCGTGGTGTCCTTCGGTGTCATCGAGCCTTCCTACTACACCGGACAGATCACCTGGATCCCCCTGTCCTTTGTGACCTACTGGCAGATCACCATGGACAG TGTTACCATCAACAGCAAAACAGTGGCTTGCAATGGTGGTTGTCAGGCTATCATAGATACTGGCACCTCCCTGATCGTCGGTCCAACCGATGACATCAAAAACATGAACTACTGGGCCGGAGCCACCATCAACCAGTACGGATAT ACCACCGTGAACTGCAACAACATCCCCAACATGCCCGAGGTGACCTTCACCCTCAACGGAAACAACTTCACCATCCCTGCCTCTGCCTACACCATCCAG gaCCCCTACGGCTGCAGGACTGGTTTTAGTAACGGTGGATATAAGCAGCTTTGGATTCTTGGAGATGTCTTCATCAGGCAGTACTATGCAATCTTTGACAGGGACAACAACAGGGTTGGTCTGGCCAATGCTGTGTAA
- the LOC106566405 gene encoding uncharacterized protein — MDRGYVNNFYKGRISRMESNGEMFVMIRNLKPVDAGDYRCVVSSVNHIYSDFHLQIDSGRRSGPVPPRPRVRSTIRPSISSSSSSDTSGPVFPSVSRSVGIPLAAGLCITMGIVICPIIVAVIHRKVRAKKKCGATSSDSAAHILSVGAKLGRCLRDSVSNVLFCPRNNNKGTSLKRRAVLSTPQWTSNLMRTIPQSCMLTYRHSAAPEVMTLTHTESLLGRWCTPHWLATNAEPDCSVSVSFLAWWSQICLCCLDMLS, encoded by the exons ATGGACAG AGGATATGTCAACAACTTCTACAAGGGAAGAATATCGAGAATGGAATCCAACGGTGAAATGTTCGTTATGATAAGGAATTTAAAACCTGTGGACGCTGGTGACTACAGGTGTGTTGTCAGCAGTGTGAATCATATCTACTCTGACTTTCACCTCCAGATTG ATAGTGGTCGACGTAGCGGTCCTGTACCCCCTCGACCTCGTGTCAGATCAACCATCAGACCCTCCatctcatcatcatcctcctcagaCACCTCTGGGCCTGTTTTCCCCAG TGTTTCCCGGAGTGTTGGTATACCACTGGCTGCAGGTCTCTGCATCACGATGGGGATCGTTATCTGTCCAATCATAGTTGCTGTGATTCATCGCAAAGTCAGGGCAAAAA AGAAATGTGGAGCAACTTCCAGTGACTCAGCAGCCCACATCCTCTCAGTAGGTGCTAAACTTGGACGGTGTCTTCGTGACTCAGTGTCAAATGTCCTGTTTTGTCCCAGAAACAACAACAAAGG CACGTCCCTCAAGAGGAGAGCAGTATTGTCTACACCACAGTGGACTTCAAACCTCATGAGAACCATACCACAGAGCTGTATGCTAACCTACAGACACTCAGCAGCCCCAGAGGTCATgaccctgacacacacagagagcctgCTGGGACGGTGGTGTACTCCACACTGGCTAGCAACCAACGCTGAACCGGATTGTTCCGTATCTGTATCTTTCTTAGCCTGGTGgtcacagatctgtttgtgttgtcttgatATGCTGTCATGA